From a region of the Nonlabens dokdonensis DSW-6 genome:
- a CDS encoding ABC transporter substrate-binding protein: MKKNFLYLLIVAGCLQSCKKVEDQSNALERQVEVNDQIEIKYAKGFQIETTATGYKISIRNPWPESAERFTFELLHAKDDDFWNSNNVSNAIHIPIKSIVLTSTTHIPPLVLLNEEKSLKGFPSTDYISAPEVRTLIEDGKVEELGANETMNVERTIMLAPDLVMGFSIDASNPVYQKIEKVGIPVIYNGEWVEKHPLAKAEWIKLFGVLYGKEQQADSIFQSIENEYLNTLELVKNVKRPKVISGATWKEQWYLPYGDSWQGKILNDAGANYIYQETTGTGSLAYNIEKVLVDGNDAAFWIAPAQYTSYSKMIEDNKSYQLFDAFKNKQVYTHALTVGAKGGVTYYEEASMRPDLVLKDLVKILHPELEMEHELYFFKPLKE; this comes from the coding sequence ATGAAAAAGAACTTTTTATATTTATTGATAGTTGCAGGATGTCTACAATCTTGTAAGAAGGTTGAAGATCAATCAAATGCACTGGAAAGGCAAGTTGAAGTAAACGATCAAATTGAAATTAAATACGCCAAAGGTTTTCAAATTGAAACCACAGCAACTGGTTATAAAATAAGTATTAGAAACCCATGGCCAGAGAGTGCTGAGAGATTCACCTTTGAGTTATTGCATGCGAAAGATGATGATTTTTGGAATAGCAACAATGTTTCTAACGCCATTCACATTCCTATAAAATCTATCGTCTTAACATCAACCACTCACATTCCACCATTAGTTTTATTAAATGAAGAAAAAAGTTTAAAAGGTTTTCCTTCTACCGATTATATAAGCGCTCCAGAGGTGAGAACTTTAATTGAAGATGGAAAAGTGGAAGAGTTGGGCGCCAATGAAACAATGAATGTAGAACGTACTATAATGCTGGCGCCAGACCTGGTAATGGGTTTTAGTATCGACGCAAGTAATCCTGTTTATCAAAAAATAGAAAAAGTAGGAATACCAGTAATTTATAACGGAGAATGGGTGGAAAAACATCCGCTAGCAAAAGCAGAATGGATCAAGCTATTTGGCGTTTTGTATGGAAAAGAACAACAAGCTGACTCCATATTTCAATCAATTGAAAATGAATATTTGAACACATTAGAGCTTGTTAAAAATGTGAAACGTCCCAAAGTGATAAGCGGTGCGACATGGAAAGAGCAATGGTATTTACCTTATGGAGATTCCTGGCAAGGAAAAATTTTAAATGATGCTGGTGCAAATTACATTTACCAAGAAACAACAGGAACAGGTTCTCTTGCCTATAATATTGAAAAAGTTCTCGTGGACGGAAACGATGCCGCTTTCTGGATTGCACCTGCACAATACACGAGTTATTCAAAAATGATAGAAGATAATAAGTCCTATCAATTATTTGATGCTTTTAAAAACAAACAAGTTTATACACATGCACTTACAGTGGGCGCAAAAGGTGGCGTCACCTATTATGAAGAAGCGAGTATGCGTCCCGATCTTGTCTTAAAGGACCTTGTTAAGATCTTGCATCCAGAATTAGAAATGGAACATGAACTGTATTTCTTCAAACCTTTAAAGGAATAA